The proteins below come from a single Oncorhynchus keta strain PuntledgeMale-10-30-2019 chromosome 1, Oket_V2, whole genome shotgun sequence genomic window:
- the LOC118384766 gene encoding uncharacterized protein LOC118384766, which translates to MDFDLASAVCKDDHVKKDDASGQEQNALFGWGKKKDKDGDKSVSKDKSKDHDKSKDCNKSKDRKDHDKSKDYKEDKDKSKEHKDKKDKGHKKKDKKPKEHKDKDDGSSSSSSSSDEDEGKKKHH; encoded by the exons ATGGATTTCGATTTGGCTTCAG CTGTATGTAAAGATGATCATGTGAAAAAGGATGATGCCTCTGGCCAGGAACAGAATGCCCTATTTGGGTGGGGGAAGAAGAAGGACAAAGATGGGGATAAG AGTGTGTCCAAGGACAAATCAAAGGACCATGACAAATCGAAGGACTGTAACAAATCAAAGGACCGTAAGGACCATGACAAATCAAAGGACTACAAGGAGGACAAAGACAAGTCTAAGGAACATAAAGACAAGAAGGACAAAGGTCACAAGAAGAAGGACAAGAAGCCCAAGGAGCATAAGGACAAAGATGATGGGTCATCATCTTCCTCTTCCAGCAGCGATGAG GATGAAGGCAAGAAGAAGCATCACTGA